The Oncorhynchus nerka isolate Pitt River unplaced genomic scaffold, Oner_Uvic_2.0 unplaced_scaffold_5340, whole genome shotgun sequence genome includes the window tacctgcctccctacactctaaccactagcgctacctgccgtccctacactctaaccactaggctacctgccgtccctacactctaaccactaggctacctgccgcccctacactctaaccactaggctacctgccgcccctacactctaaccactaggctacctgcctccctacactctaaccactaggctacctgccgtccctacactctaaccactagggtacctgccacccccacactctaaccactaggctacctgacgcccctacactctaaccactaggctacctgcctccctacactctaaccactaggctacctgccgtccctacactctaaccactaggctacctgccgcccctacactctaaccactaggctacctgccgcccctacactctaaccactcaggctacctgccgccctacactctaaccactaggctacctgccgtccctacactctaaccactaggctacctgccgtccctacactctaaccactaggctacctgccgcccctacactctaaccactagggtacctgccgcccctacactctaaccactaggctacctgccgcccctacactctaacaactaggctacctgccaccccagtttcttgatatgccacacctgtcaagtggatggattatcttggcaagggAGAAAagatcactaacagggatgtaaacaaatttgtgcacaacatttgagagaaataagctttatgtgcgtatggaacatttcggggatcttttaattcagctcatgaagcatgggaccaacactttacatcttgcatttatatttttgttcagtgtagttgtaAAACAAAGTAAAGCATGTAAGCAACTGCTTCCTTGTGCATGAGTCACTGTTCACCTTCAATCAATGAATCAttgtaacaataaaataaaaaatccaatCCATTTAATGTTACCCCTTTAAAACAAAACATAGTTCTAGGCATTTGCTGTTTTTATTCTGCCTTGATGGCGAAGAACATGAAAGCTGTGGAAGTAAATACAGACAATATCTGCACCTTTTCAAAGACTGTCGCTCTGTCACATAATTATGCAGAATAGTCATACATACAAAAAACCTATGGTGATTGAGTGCTACAAATTCCAGTGTAGACACCCTTTCTGTGTTTACAAACATTACCGCACGAGGGCGATGCGCGCAAGTGGTGGTGGTTAACTTTTATACTTAAAAAAAAACGCTGTAATTTCAACCAGAAAAATGGCTCTTTGGCTAACGCTAGCTGTTGCTACAGCCTATTATTTCAATGAGCGTTAGCATTCTAGCTAACAAATGCTGCATCCAAAATAGCTATTCTGCAAAGATCACAACCAAATATAATCTTAGCGACTGTTCAATCAAGAATCAAAACATCATTGTACGTGTTTGAGAACTCCCCAAAAGTGATTTTGTTTCTAAGTAATAAAAACGTAAAACTAAGCTATGTTGAATGGGCGCAGATGACTTTCGCCAAGAGTCGCGCGCATCTGTACTTAGTACGTGTGACCCTTCAACTACACCAATATCACATTGGGGGTACAAAATCAcgttacacaaggaccttaacaAGGGACATAGAGacacttacaattctaacagttTTTTTGTTAGTCGGGTATTTAATTGTcttaaaatacatttacatttatttttgtaaGGTAAGAAAACGTGGTGttttttgtttgtaaatttacatttgtgaatatgaaattTGGCTAAAATAATAACGAAATGAATTACATAAAATtgtttcagcttatttctatcGTAGGATAAGaatccaagcagtacatctctccacaatagtgtcaaatcttcataaatgtgttcaattataaatctactgatgtcttgtcacagttttcttacatgaaaATAATGCCAAAAAAGAggcaacactgtttctgggtggtcattacaaaaggagcaatttgagtttatgttttccttaaacttcttcatatagtggttggcaggataatatttatgaataatgttTTACTTCATGTTGGTTTGCAATTATAATGTTGACAAAGTgccagtgaaactttctgcttttcatcggcaggttttcttgtcatggtcctaaATTTATAAGCATATTTTTtttccacacagatattatatatggaataatcgggacatattgtataaaaatacttctttgtttttagaatattggttccgaaataatatcctattggtgagccaactggtaaatgcagaggctCTTTCACTTAATTATAAGGAATTCTTATCAcgttacaaggtccctgtaacacctaaagattttgcagttattttagatgccattccctcaggtgttgctttattattcaggaatgtgtcaagacctgaccctcagaaccTACCTTCCAttaaccctgttgactcatcagtaggaaagatttgttcctcttttggtccattcaacaacagagagatgcgaaccttgtttcagcaggacatTGTATACCTTTGTCATGCCTTATTGGGccggatttattgataatatatgttggaaaaagtttggatgttgccacacacatacctacttgttaacaaaattaaggaagtttaaTTAAAAATTATTCATAGACATGGGATCAAAGTGTTCATTTTGTTGGTATATTCTAATTATCTTCAGTTCATATTTGTTTGCTTTGTAAATACATTTGGATTAATAAGAGAATAAAAATAACCCGTTTTTAAACAGGTTTCCCTTGATAATTATGTTCGTGTcatttaactagctagctgcagcATCATTGTTTCCGGCGAACGCGTTTGCGTACGGAACCACCGGAAGTGGTCCGTCTTGGAATTACTTCCTCCATATAGccatttcttttttttgtttttgtaattCTGATACAGCTTCTTGCGGAACATCCAACGACAACGAGTGTGTTTATTGTTGCAGAAACAGGGTGGTTGTTGTTCCCAAAACAACGTTGACGTTTGCTGACGGCTGGCGCGACCTCAATACCGCCAAACTAACATCATCGGGATGGCGGAGGCGCCAGGTACTTCTAACGAGACGATAACGGAGACCATTGAAGTAGAAACACCGCCACCGCCCCAGCAGGTAAACTAGCTATAGAAACCCAAATCATTAGCCAAGTAGTAGATACAGGAAGATAACGAATAAACTATTTGGAATCGAGTCCAATATGCATGCAGAGGCCGCAGTAGATCAGTTATCTAGTTACAATAGCTAAAGTAATCCATTATTACCTAAAGCCAGCAATTCCATGGTAACGCGGCATTTATGCAGAGGcacagatttttcactttaaaaccTATGCCAAACAAAAGTAATTGATTTCGAAGTTTAACAAGCCATACACATTTTTGCACAAtgactactttgaacaatttactacacagtaaataaataaaacatttactagTAAAAACTGTGCAAATGCAACGTTTGGTAACTTACAGAATAAATACGTTTAAAACTTCGCTCTGTTTTTATTGTGTTGTCAAACTTCTGCACAGTTCTTCCTataaatatttttgtaaaaaattCTTTGCAAATTGTTCACAATAGTAATTGTGCATAGAGatctatggtttgttaaactttgaaataaaACAAATCTGAGTCTTGGCGTAAATCCGTTACATGGAATTGCCCCTTACAAACTAGATCATACAATCATGGTGAAACGATTTGATCCTAGCTGTCAAGTGTAGCACATTGCCAGTTGTACCAGCCCATCAACTAACTAGCAAATGTGATGTTGACTGACTACATGACCTTGTTGACAAGAGAAACACCATATGCCTGTATGAAGGTGAAGCTTAAACAGTCTCCTGTTTGTGTCTCTCAGGAGGGACGTAGCCTGACCATCAAGCTGAGGAAGAGAAAGACTGACAAGAAGGTGGAGTGGTCCAGCGACACAGTGGACAACGAGCATATGGGAAGGAGATCCTCCAAGTGTGAGTATTTATTTCacaccttcctctgtttctagcTTTTTAGATGCACTTCTCTGTTATCTGGTACTCTAAAGTATATGCATGCAATTGTAGGCATTATTGATGACTGAGTATTTCTGACACCTTCACAGGTTGCTGCGTCTACGAGAAACCCAAACAGTTCGGAGAGTCCTCCTCTGAAAGCGAGGGAGATGACGAAGGCTGTGGAAGTGCACACTGCATTCTAGGACATGGGAAAGACATGCATGGACAcagtggagggggtggggggaactCTGGAGGATCACATGCCCATTAATGATTAAGAGTGGAGACTGGGGGTTACAACacatactgctacacacacagtcTCATTTAGTTCAGTCACTGCAGTACTGGGAGGAAAAGGGATAAAGATTAGAAGAGACAGAACAAAGGAAAGAACACAACCTGTTTGATAAGAAAACGGGGTGCTGTTGAGAGTTCATTGTATATATTACAatcatttttctttttttttataaaGAGTACTTTTCCTTATTTGTCTAAATACTTGATTTTACTTATGTTGCAGTATCTTAGCCTGTGTGCCAGACAGTCTGTTCCTGCTTGTCAAACAGGGATTTGGAAAGATGATGATGTAACATTGTAGAGAGCTGAAATAGTCTGGTACCCAGACTACTACTAGGGAGCGAGTTCCAAACAACAGCCTATCCagtgctctccaaccctgttcctggagagctaccctcctgtaggttaactccaaccctgttcctggagagctaccctcctgtaggttaactccaaccctgttcctggagagctaccctcctgtaggttaactccaaccctg containing:
- the LOC135566379 gene encoding E3 ubiquitin-protein ligase PPP1R11-like, whose protein sequence is MAEAPGTSNETITETIEVETPPPPQQEGRSLTIKLRKRKTDKKVEWSSDTVDNEHMGRRSSKCCCVYEKPKQFGESSSESEGDDEGCGSAHCILGHGKDMHGHSGGGGGNSGGSHAH